In Thermosphaera sp., the sequence ATTAAAGAAGAATCCCGATGTCGAAGCAGTTACTATAACCTACAACGAGACAAGTACAGGTGTTTTGAACCCACTGCGGGAGCTGGCTAAGGTGGCTAAGGAGAGAGGTAAAATGGTATTCGTGGACGCGGTTTCAGCTATGGGTGCTGCTGATATAAAAGTAGATGCATGGGAGATAGACCTGGTATTTTCAAGTAGCCAAAAAGCCTTCGGTGTGCCACCAGGTTTAGCGATGGCTGCTGTAAGCGAAGGTGTTTTCGAGAAAGCGAAAGCCATACCGGATAGAGGATTATACTTCGACCTTCTAGAGATGAAGGATGTATTGGTGAAGCAATGGTCAACTCCCACTACGCCTCCTATGCCGCAGATTATTGGATTGAACGTCGTTCTAAGAATAATAGAAAGAATGGGTGGCAAGGACGCCTGGCTGAAAATGTACGCCGAGCGAGCAGAGAGAATCAGGAGGGGAGCTCTCGACCTCGGGTTAAGGCTTTTCGCAGAGCCGGGTTACTATAGTCCAACCATCACTGTAATATATAATCCACCTGGGATAAAAGGTCCTGTGATATACGAGGAGCTCAGGAAGAGGGGAATAGAGATTGCCAAAGGATACGGGAAAGTCAAAGATGATACTTTCAGAATAGGTCATATGGGGTACATTACCGATGAAGACATCGAACTTCTATTCTCAACTCTTCGGGAAGTCTTATCCACCATTAAGAGTAAGAGTTGAGATGTTCTAAACCTTCAACATATTTTTAATTATACAACATCATAAAAACCAGTGGTGGAGCAGATGAGAGTCCTGGTTGCAAGCCACATCCACGAGAAAGCTCTCCAGCTCCTAAGGGAAAAGGGGTTCGAGGTCACCTCTGTGGAAGAGCCCTCTGAGGAACAGTTGGCTACAATGATCAAGGGTTACGACGTTCTCATAGTCAGAAGTAAACCCCTTGTGACGAGGAAAGTTATAGAATCAGCGGATAACCTTAAGGTTATAGCTCGGGCGGGGGTTGGACTAGACAACATAGATGTTGAAGCGGCTAAGCAGAAAGGTATAGCGTTGATTAATGCTCCCGAATCCTCCACGTTGAGTGTTGCCGAGCTCGCTATTGCCTTAATGCTTGCTGTTGCCAGAAAAATAGCTTATAGCGATAGGAGGATGAGGGAGGGGTACTGGGCTAAGAAGGAGGCAATGGGGGTAGAGCTGAGTGGGAAAACCATAGGGATCATTGGCGCAGGCCGAATTGGGTCTGCCGTGGCGAGAATAGCAAGATACGGATTTAACATGCATGTGTTATATCACGATGTAAGATGTAGCGAGGAGTTAAACAGGGAGCTTGGAGCCGAGTGTGTGAGCCTAGAGGAAGTGTTGAGGAGATCCGACGTGGTTTCAATACACGTGCCGTTGCTACCTGAGACGAAATACTTGATAAATGAGGAGAGACTCAAGCTTATGAAGAAAACAGCTATATTAATAAACACTTCAAGAGGGGCTGTAATTGATACAAAGGCTCTCGTAAAGGCTCTCAGAGAGGGGTGGATAGCCGGAGCTGGTTTAGACGTGTTCGAAGAGGAACCCCTACCGAAGGACCATCCTTTGTTGAGCTTGGATAACGTCGTCCTAACTCCTCATATTGGTGCTAGTACTAGGGAGGCTCAGGAAAAAGCCGGTATTGAGGTGGCTAGGAAGATAATAGAATATTTCAAAAAGTGAGCCTGTATGTCGTACTTCGAGATAAAAACTAAGCACTTGACCTTGAAGATAACGCTCGAAGAAGTGTCCAAACTACATATTCACGAGGAAATCATTCCCGAGATGTATGAAAAGCTTGTTGAAAAGATAAAGCAAGACGGCTTCTTCAAAGATCCAGTTATCGTCGATGAGAAGACGCTAGTGGTATTAGATGGAATGCATAGAGTGGCGGCGGCTCAAACATTAAGGTTTCCTTACATGCCGGTATGTCTCATTGACTACGACAACCCTGAGGTAAAGCTTAAATCGTGGTGTAGAGCAGTCGTAAAAGCGTCTGGAAAAATCGATGAAGTATTGTCAGCAATAAGGGAGGTTGGATTAGAGGTTGACGGATTAAATGATATTAGTGTTGCGTTTGATTTGTTGAAGTCGAGGAAAATAATTGTTGCGGTGGTAGACGGTAAAAGCCTATTTGTGGTCAAATCTCCTGTTAATGACATTAAATCAATATACGATTGGATTAAGAGAGTGGAGAACGCTCTAAAAGACAAGGGTTATGAGGTAAAGTACATTACGGAAGAGGAGGCTTTCGAGCTCGCGAAAAGTGGTCAAGTTGTGGCGTCACTGATAACTCCGGTTATTACGAAGGAGGAAGTGCGTAGCGTAGCATTGAGGGGGGAGGTATTTATTCATAAAGCTACTCGCCACATAGTTCCCGCTAGACCAATGAATGTAAGGGTGCCCCTAGAATGGCTTGATGGTTCGATACCGTTAGACAGAGCTAGGAAGCTGTTGACGGATTACCTTGAGAGAAGAAGGATTAGAACCCTGCCACCAGGGACTGTTCTCGATAGGAGATATGATGAAGAGTTGTTTGTTTTTGAATAGGTTTTCGTCTTCTATGTAAATCCCTAATACGTGAAACCCTCGTGTTAATCTTTATAAGGAATGTTTAGTAATCAAATAGAATTGGCGGGGCTAATCAGCGGGGTAGGGCAGCCTGGTAGCCCGCGGGAGACAGGCTTAGCCTGTCCGCGAAGCTCATAAGGCGCCAGGCGGCCCAGCCCATTTCATTTTTCCCGGTTGCGCGACACCATATTCCTGGTCAGTATTCAGGTAGGATCGGCGTGAGGATATTGAAACAAGCTTTTTCAAGACTTGCCACTTTAATCAATTAATCAATTGGGTTCTGACCAGTAGGTAGTTCCTGCAATCGTTTACTCTAACAGAGTCTTCCACGGTAAGGTATTTAAGGATGTTCAAGTAGTAAATAATGAATGGGCTGGGCCGCTCTCGGGGAAACCCCGAGGTCGGTGGTTCAAAACGGGCTGTGCGCCCGTGAGAGTCCACCCCCCGCTATCATGCCCGCGTAACAGCGGGCCCCGCCACTTATTTTAGAAGTTTTCTAATTATCAAAGGTAATCGTTTTTATAATTAGCCTCAAATAAATTTTAAACGGTGGTTGAATGAGGCGCCTAAGGGTTCTCCTTATACTGTTATTGGTGGTGCCTCTATTAACAGTCTTCGTTGAAAATATGACTCCTATACATGGTCAGTCTGGTGGAGTCATTGTGATCAAAGGGCCAACTCCTATAATGGAGGGTGAAGCCAAGGGTCCTGAAGACGTAACGATAATGAACGAGTACTTAGCCGCAGCCTTCGGCATCTCAACGACTCCACCCTGGGGAATCCCGCCTGGACACATTATTGACTTAGCGCCGGTCGCTGCGGGGGCATCTGATGTTCTAGCTCAGTTCAGTCTGCCCTTGAATGACTGGGCTAACTGGGCTACAATCACCAGTTTTAAAATAGTTGAAAACTCTACGAGCAGGGCAATTATAGAGGCGATCGGGCAATGGAAGGGTTTGGTGGTTAATTACACCTACATATTAGAGTCGGGCAAACCGTACTTGAGGGTTATCGTCACGGTAACGAACAATGATACGATCACTTATTCCAATCATATAATGGGTCCAGCGATATCTTTGAAGAGGGGTTGGGCTTACGCGCCTGGGTTCGGCTCTGGAAGGATAGTAACTGCGCCAAAGAGTAACTACGGAATAACGGAAGATTGGGTTGCTTCATACCACCAGGATTATGCGCTTGGACTCTACGCTCCAAACTATACTCACATCGCCCTCCACAGTAGCTTCGTGGATGCATTTTACCAAGTAACACTTGCTCCTGGTGATAGTCGAGTCTTCGATGCCTACATCATAGTCTTTCCAGAGGGCGATTTATGCAAGATAGCTGAAACAGTGCAGTCAATAAAGGGAGAGGGGTTGGCTTCGGTGCATGGAAACGTTCTCACGACGACGGGGAACCAGCTTCCCAGCGGGGTAGTAATGGTTGAATCACAAGGGAGGCCTTACTGTTGGAGCCTGGTGAGAAACGGCTCTTACAGCTTCTCCCTGCCGGCGCCCCGCTCCTACAGCATTTATGCATTGGCGAAAGCCCATGCGCCCAGCACTAAAGCGAACTTAACTCTAAACCCCGGTGACGATGTGGAGTATAACTTTACAGACGTCATTCCTCCCGGGAGGATCATCTTAAGAGTGTTCAGGAATGATACTGGTGAACCAACCGATGCAAGAATACTTATAAGTGGAGGATATGTCCCGCCCGTGATGTATTTGGCAACGACTACAGTATACACCGATGTCTTCAACGTGGGGACAGCCCTCATAGACTTGGCCCCGGGAACATATAACTTGACGGTGGATAAAGGAAGCGGATTCATCAGCACTAATAAAACAGTATCAGTAAGCGTAGCTAGCGAGCAGACGCTCGAGATCAACGTTACCGTTGACATTCTCTTCAAACCTTGGGAGCGAGGATGGTATATGGTTGATCTTCACCATCACTCAGACTGGATGGATGGGAGAACGCCGCCTGACCAGCTAGTAGTTGCTCAACTGGCCTCCGCCCTTGACATACTGTTTGTAAGCGACCACGATTATGTTGGCAACTGCCCTGTAATCCAAGCTATTGCTCAAGCGAGGAGTGTTCCATTTGTATGCGGCGTCGAGATATCACCCGACTGGGCTCATTTCAACGTATACCCTATTCTCGATCCCTCGAAGCTCCTATACAGAGGTACCATGAGGGAAATAATTACTTCAGCAAGGGCTGCTGGAGCTATTGTGGTGAGAGCAAACCACCCGTATATAGGCGGATTGTTCATAGCTCAGGAAATGAATAATATACCCGGCGGCTATTATGAAGACTGGGATGCAGCAGAGATCAACGGGCCGTGGGGCAGTAATAATCAGAGAACACTTACTAAGATGTTCACATTATGGGACTTTAACATTAGAAAATATTTAACGGCTGGAAGTGACGTGCACGACGTTGTAATGCAAACCTATACGGGTAAACCGAGAGTTGTCGCATACTTGCCCAACGGACCTGATCCGATATCTCTAGCGCTTGCTGAAAAATATGGAAGGACGTTCATAACCTACGGACCCTTCGTCTTCACAAATCCGCTGCCTGGTTCCACGGTTGGAGCAGTATCGTTGTCGAGCAATATCTCAATAACGGTTGAACTCTATTCAGCATTAGGATTGAGCAGGTTGGAAGTGTATGGGAAAGGAGGTAGACTCATTCAAAACATACCTCTTGGCGGCGTAGCATCCACCGTGTTAGACCTATCCATACCGGCATCCACGATAACAAACGGAACGGAGAGCGGCTATATTGTCGTTATAGCATATGATCTATCGGGTAATAGAGCGATAAACAACCCGATATGGATCGATGTGAATACCTATCCTGTAACGACTACTGAGAGGATCACGGAGACTGAAACTATTACTCAAACACAAATCTCCACGGTGACCACGACGCAGACTGCAACCGTTACTACGACCTCGATCAGGACGGAGACAACTACATTTACCAGCGAGACAACCCTCACTACAACACAAGTATATACTACGACTCATACTACAGAGAAAACTGAAACCCTGACGACAACTATCACGCAAACCGACATGCTATCTATAGGAGTCGTAGCCGTCGTATTCTTGGCAACTGGAGTGCTCGCGAGCAAATTCGTATTGAGAAAATAATACTTTAATATTTTTTCATCCTCGTTTTTATAAGTCCTGAATAAATAAACTCATATCTGATGCGGGGGTGCCCGAGCTTGGTCAAAGGGGTCGGGCTTAGGACCCGATGGCGTAGGCCTGCGTGGGTTCAAATCCCACCCCCCGCATCCCCGTTCTCGTAGAAAGTTATCGGCGATTTACTTGGCTAGTCGATGCAAAACGCGTTTGCTATATTGGTCACACAGATTTGTGCGAGTGTAACGTTAAAAGCTGCCTTGTCAGGTAGGGACGATGTGGTGATCTCGCCTCATCCGTATGCTGGTATTTGAAGCACGACTTACTCGGTGACCCCGTTGATGCCTTCAATAGTGTCAATAATCTTACTCCTAATGGTCGTGAAACATGTGTTTAAGCTGTTGGAGAGAATTGTTTAAACTTTTCCCCTCTTCACTCATTATAATTTAAGTGGTGGGGAATGGTTAGGGAAGCCGTCACCGTCTCGGTCTTGCTCATGCTACTTCCCCTCCTTGTCGTAGTGGGGGACGTGGGTCCTGAGAGATATTTAATGCTCCAGTTTCTCAGGTCCCAGTATGTTGAGGAGGTTGGACTGATCCGAGCTTCCACGGTTTCGTATCCAGATAACACTATATACATAGCAAACGATAACCTGTTGGCCTCACGCGCTCTCGCCGTGCTGGGAGACCGCGAGTTGTCGAGCAAGATACTTAGTAAGCTTAATAATGAATACAGTGGAGGGTTTAACGGTAAGGTAGAAATACTCTTCGGTGTCGACATACCAGACGTATTCTACACTACGAGATACGAGTACATCGGAGAAGTGAACGGATATATAATACTCTATGAGAAGCCTGGGGATCAAGTCATCGATGACTGGTATGAGTATGCTGACCTCCTGGTTTACAGAGCTCTCGATAGACTGCTCCTGGGTTCTAGGTCGCACGCGGAGCTTTTGTTAATAAACTTGACCATGATGTGGGATGGTTATGGATTCAGAGACAAGGCTTTTAACGCCACGGGAGTCTACGCTACTTATAAGTGTGCACTATTTATCTATCTTTACCGTGCTCTCGATTCAGCTGGATCAGATGTTGTCAAAGACTACTCCCGCATCAGAGACAAGTGTCTCGAGATAATAGCATTATCCCAAGACGAGGCAACAGGCGGGATAAGAACAGACTATAGAGTCATCGATGGAAGAATAATACCCGAGGGAGACGTGAATGTTGAGACGACTAGCATAACAGTCTTAGCATTATTTTCCGGCTATCCTTTAATTATTGCGGGAGAATCCAGAGGCGCGCAGTACACCCCGAATACTCAGGAGTATTCTATCACATTAGTCGTGTTTGGAATGGTAATCGTGATAATCTTAGTGGTTTTAACGCTTTTGACTGAGAAAATCAAGCTACGCGCTGATAA encodes:
- a CDS encoding alanine--glyoxylate aminotransferase family protein is translated as MLRYIDVVKEVEKIAWPKPMKLFTAGPVACFPEVLEAMKIQMFSHRSKEYQEIHRDTALRLARFLEAEKSTILLIPSSGTGFMEASVRNAVSPGGKVLVTIIGEFGNRYREAVERNGRKPVILEKPLGKPVLPEELDEALKKNPDVEAVTITYNETSTGVLNPLRELAKVAKERGKMVFVDAVSAMGAADIKVDAWEIDLVFSSSQKAFGVPPGLAMAAVSEGVFEKAKAIPDRGLYFDLLEMKDVLVKQWSTPTTPPMPQIIGLNVVLRIIERMGGKDAWLKMYAERAERIRRGALDLGLRLFAEPGYYSPTITVIYNPPGIKGPVIYEELRKRGIEIAKGYGKVKDDTFRIGHMGYITDEDIELLFSTLREVLSTIKSKS
- a CDS encoding D-2-hydroxyacid dehydrogenase, which encodes MRVLVASHIHEKALQLLREKGFEVTSVEEPSEEQLATMIKGYDVLIVRSKPLVTRKVIESADNLKVIARAGVGLDNIDVEAAKQKGIALINAPESSTLSVAELAIALMLAVARKIAYSDRRMREGYWAKKEAMGVELSGKTIGIIGAGRIGSAVARIARYGFNMHVLYHDVRCSEELNRELGAECVSLEEVLRRSDVVSIHVPLLPETKYLINEERLKLMKKTAILINTSRGAVIDTKALVKALREGWIAGAGLDVFEEEPLPKDHPLLSLDNVVLTPHIGASTREAQEKAGIEVARKIIEYFKK
- a CDS encoding ParB N-terminal domain-containing protein, translating into MSYFEIKTKHLTLKITLEEVSKLHIHEEIIPEMYEKLVEKIKQDGFFKDPVIVDEKTLVVLDGMHRVAAAQTLRFPYMPVCLIDYDNPEVKLKSWCRAVVKASGKIDEVLSAIREVGLEVDGLNDISVAFDLLKSRKIIVAVVDGKSLFVVKSPVNDIKSIYDWIKRVENALKDKGYEVKYITEEEAFELAKSGQVVASLITPVITKEEVRSVALRGEVFIHKATRHIVPARPMNVRVPLEWLDGSIPLDRARKLLTDYLERRRIRTLPPGTVLDRRYDEELFVFE
- a CDS encoding CehA/McbA family metallohydrolase, which encodes MRRLRVLLILLLVVPLLTVFVENMTPIHGQSGGVIVIKGPTPIMEGEAKGPEDVTIMNEYLAAAFGISTTPPWGIPPGHIIDLAPVAAGASDVLAQFSLPLNDWANWATITSFKIVENSTSRAIIEAIGQWKGLVVNYTYILESGKPYLRVIVTVTNNDTITYSNHIMGPAISLKRGWAYAPGFGSGRIVTAPKSNYGITEDWVASYHQDYALGLYAPNYTHIALHSSFVDAFYQVTLAPGDSRVFDAYIIVFPEGDLCKIAETVQSIKGEGLASVHGNVLTTTGNQLPSGVVMVESQGRPYCWSLVRNGSYSFSLPAPRSYSIYALAKAHAPSTKANLTLNPGDDVEYNFTDVIPPGRIILRVFRNDTGEPTDARILISGGYVPPVMYLATTTVYTDVFNVGTALIDLAPGTYNLTVDKGSGFISTNKTVSVSVASEQTLEINVTVDILFKPWERGWYMVDLHHHSDWMDGRTPPDQLVVAQLASALDILFVSDHDYVGNCPVIQAIAQARSVPFVCGVEISPDWAHFNVYPILDPSKLLYRGTMREIITSARAAGAIVVRANHPYIGGLFIAQEMNNIPGGYYEDWDAAEINGPWGSNNQRTLTKMFTLWDFNIRKYLTAGSDVHDVVMQTYTGKPRVVAYLPNGPDPISLALAEKYGRTFITYGPFVFTNPLPGSTVGAVSLSSNISITVELYSALGLSRLEVYGKGGRLIQNIPLGGVASTVLDLSIPASTITNGTESGYIVVIAYDLSGNRAINNPIWIDVNTYPVTTTERITETETITQTQISTVTTTQTATVTTTSIRTETTTFTSETTLTTTQVYTTTHTTEKTETLTTTITQTDMLSIGVVAVVFLATGVLASKFVLRK